The Mustela erminea isolate mMusErm1 chromosome 18, mMusErm1.Pri, whole genome shotgun sequence genome has a window encoding:
- the LOC116577877 gene encoding ribosome biogenesis protein NSA2 homolog, with amino-acid sequence MPQNEYIELYQKRYGYRLDYHEKKRKKEGGEAHERSKKAKKMIGLKAKLYHKQRHAEKIQMKKTVKIHEKRNTKQKNDEKTPQGAVPAYLLDREGQSRAKVLSNMIKQKRKEKAGKWEVPLPKVRAQGETEVLKVIRTGKRKKKAWKRMVTKVCFVGDGFTRKPPKYERFIRPMGLRFKKAHVTHPELKATFCLPVVCVKRHPSSPLYTTLGVITNGTVIEVNVSELGLVTQGGKVIWGKYAQVTNNPENDGCINAVLLV; translated from the coding sequence ATGCcacaaaatgaatatattgaGTTATACCAGAAGCGCTATGGCTATCGTTTGGATTaccatgagaaaaagagaaagaaagaaggtggagAGGCTCATGAACGttcaaagaaggcaaaaaagatGATTGGTCTGAAAGCTAAGCTCTACCATAAACAGCGCCATGCtgagaaaatacagatgaaaaagaCTGTCAAGATACATGAAAAGAGAAACACCAAacaaaagaatgatgaaaagacTCCACAAGGAGCAGTACCTGCATATCTACTGGACAGGGAGGGACAGTCTCGAGCTAAAGTACTTTCTAATATGATTAAACAAAAACGAAAAGAGAAAGCGGGAAAATGGGAAGTTCCTTTACCCAAAGTTCGAGCCCAGGGAGAAACAGAAGTATTAAAAGTTATtcgaacaggaaagagaaagaagaaagcatggaAAAGAATGGTCACTAAAGTCTGCTTTGTTGGAGATGGCTTTACTCGAAAACCACCTAAATATGAAAGATTCATTAGGCCAATGGGCTTACGTTTCAAAAAGGCCCATGTAACACATCCTGAATTGAAAGCCACCTTTTGCCTGCCAGTTGTTTGTGTAAAAAGACATCCTTCATCCCCACTATATACAACTTTGGGTGTTATTACCAATGGTACTGTAATTGAGGTGAACGTGAGCGAGTTGGGCCTTGTGACACAAGGAGGCAAAGTTATTTGGGGAAAATATGCCCAGGTTACCAACAATCCTGAAAATGATGGATGTATAAATGCAGTCCTGCTGGTTTGA